One window of Myripristis murdjan chromosome 8, fMyrMur1.1, whole genome shotgun sequence genomic DNA carries:
- the arhgdig gene encoding rho GDP-dissociation inhibitor 3 isoform X2 — protein MADKEEIPIEDEEEETELNYTPPAQKSLQEIQELDKDDESLVKYKQTLLGAAPVAADPSLVNVQVTRLTVMCDEAPGPITMDLTGDLEALKKQSFTIKEGASYRVKIHFKVNRDIVAGLKYFHMTFRKGLRVDKAVHMVGSYGPRAEEYEFLTPVDTAPKGLMVRGSYQIKSRFTDDDKNEHLSWSWTLNITKDWNE, from the exons ATGGCTGACAAAGAGGAGATTCCTATTGAGGACGAAGAGGAAGAGACGGAACTCAACTACACTCCGCCGGCCCAGAAGTCTTTGCAGGAGATCCAAGAACTGGACAAGGATGACGAGAGTCTGGTCAAATACAAGCAGACCCTGCTGGGGGCAGCGCCTGTGGCGGCAG ACCCGTCCCTCGTTAATGTCCAGGTGACCAGACTGACCGTGATGTGTGACGAGGCTCCTGGACCAATCACCATGGACCTGACAG GAGATCTGGAGGCTCTGAAGAAGCAGAGTTTCACCATAAAGGAAGGAGCGAGCTACAGAGTCAAGATCCACTTCAAG gtgAACAGGGACATTGTTGCTGGTCTGAAGTACTTTCACATGACCTTCAGGAAAGGATTGAGAG TGGATAAGGCAGTGCACATGGTGGGCAGTTACGGGCCACGGGCAGAGGAGTACGAGTTCCTCACCCCTGTTGATACGGCGCCCAAAGGCCTGATGGTACGCGGCAGCTACCAGATCAAGTCGCGCTTCACTGATGATGACAAGAATGAACACCTGTCCTGGAGCTGGACCCTCAACATCACCAAGGACTGGAAcgaataa
- the LOC115362904 gene encoding GTPase IMAP family member 8-like — MASLSGEFLHLPEVRIVLLGWKYGGKSSAANTILGKKEFKLKESIQCQSRQGEVAGRKVTVVKAPGWWRDIKRKYTPKLVEQEIVLSASMCPPGPHAVLVVLDLGCQFLYKKSLVNHIQLLGESVWNHAIVLFTFGDNLGGRSIEQYVHSEGETLQWLIGQCGNRYHVFNNKDWDDCSQVTELLEKIDKMVAGNAMKYYQLDSKIKEEIENKRKEENKKAEKRLMQVQKRREMLRSMEGVSLNLAEQRMVLLGCKEAGKSSSGNTILGRKEFTSAAHCESRQAEVAGRKVTVVDTPGWIMNYTTENTTELTKQEIRRSVSLCPPGPHALLLVMPVDVSFTDKTPVEQHLHLLSDSVLDHTIILFTYAGILRNVTIEQYIESEGEALQWLVEKCGNRYHVFNNKKKDDGAQVIELLEKIEEMVSGNGGRCCEIQSPPKPSLPHRRAQSKDFTPYMSHENLKMRWSLRSSGQGSSHCSEISSVFGSMRSSSSGHSSGFGSLTFIPESERSSESRQKKLLSFFTKVSHGVAESGSQHPDGRVTRHWWGPRQKKLLGNSESHTMP; from the exons ATGGCCTCACTTTCAG GTGAATTCCTTCATCTCCCTGAGGTGAGAATTGTGCTTCTTGGGTGGAAATATGGAGGGAAAAGTTCAGCAGCAAACACAATACTGGGCAAGAAGGAGTTCAAGCTCAAAGAAAGTATTCAGTGTCAGAGCAGACAGGGGGAGGTAGCAGGGAGGAAAGTCACTGTGGTCAAGGCTCCAGGATGGTGGAGGGATATCAAGAGAAAATACACACCTAAGCTCGTAGAACAGGAGATTGTGCTTAGCGCATCTATGTGTCCTCCAGGACCTCATGCTGTACTTGTGGTCTTAGACCTGGGCTGTCAATTTTTATACAAAAAATCATTAGTAAATCACATCCAGCTTCTGGGTGAGAGCGTGTGGAATCATGCTATAGTGCTGTTCACTTTTGGAGACAATCTAGGAGGCAGATCCATCGAACAGTACGTACATAGTGAAGGGGAGACCCTCCAGTGGCTCATAGGGCAATGTGGGAACAGGTACCATGTCTTCAACAACAAGGACTGGGATGATTGCTCTCAGGTCACAGAGCTGCTGGAGAAGATAGACAAGATGGTGGCTGGAAATGCCATGAAATATTACCAGCTAGACAGTAAGATCAAGGAAGAgatagaaaacaaaaggaaggaagaaaacaaaaaggctgAAAAGAGACTGATGCAAGtgcagaaaagaagagagatgcTGAGATCAATGGAAG GTGTCTCCCTCAATCTCGCTGAGCAAAGGATGGTTTTGCTGGGATGCAAAGAGGCTGGAAAAAGCTCATCAGGAAACACCATCCTGGGCAGAAAGGAGTTTACATCAGCAGCTCATTGCgagagcagacaggcagaggtaGCAGGGAGGAAGGTCACTGTGGTGGACACTCCCGGATGGATCATGAATTATACTACTGAAAACACAACCGAGTTGACAAAACAGGAAATTAGAAGGAGTGTATCTTTGTGTCCTCCAGGACCCCATGCTCTACTTCTGGTCATGCCAGTCGATGTGTCGTTCACTGATAAGACCCCAGTAGAGCAACACCTGCACCTCCTCAGTGACAGTGTCCTGGACCACACAATCATATTGTTCACATATGCAGGCATATTGAGAAACGTAACCATAGAGCAGTACATTGAGAGTGAAGGCGAGGCCCTCCAGTGGCTTGTTGAGAAATGTGGGAACAGGTACCATGtcttcaacaacaaaaagaaggaTGATGGTGCTCAGGTCATAGAGCTGCTGGAGAAGATAGAGGAGATGGTGTCTGGAAATGGAGGAAGATGCTGTGAGATACAAAGTCCACCAAAACCATCGCTGCCACACAGGAGAGCCCAAAGCAAAGATTTCACACCATATA TGAGCCATGAAAACCTGAAGATGAGATGGTCTCTGAGATCTTCTGGACAGGGATCTTCCCATTGCTCTGAAATCAGTTCTGTGTTTGGGTCAATGAGATCCAGCTCCTCTGGTCACAGTTCTGGTTTCGGGTCCCTGACATTCATTCCAGAGTCCGAGAGAAGCTCAGAATCAAGACAAAAGAAGTTACTAAGTTTCTTCACAAAAGTGTCACACGGTGTGGCAGAGTCAGGATCTCAACACCCAGACGGACGTGTTACTAGGCACTGGTGGGGCCCCAGGCAGAAAAAACTATTGGGCAACTCTGAGAGCCATACAATGCCATGA
- the dnase1 gene encoding deoxyribonuclease-1 — protein sequence MRLVCALALFVALLQLANCLRLAAFNIKSFGDKKASNATLMDIITTIVHRYDVVLIQEVRDSDLSATKKLMERVNRGSPQFRYGHIVSEPLGRSTYKERYLFLYREEMVSVAKNYTYDDGCEPCGTDTFNREPFVVMFSSKHTAVRNFVLIPQHTSPDSAVEEVDALYDVVADVRKRWKTNDILLLGDFNAGCNYVMGSDWQKIRLFTDKTFHWLIPNEADTTVSHTNCPYDRIVATADMVKGVVPGSAVVYDYMMDLNLSHNLGLAVSDHFPVEVELIGHAAAA from the exons ATGCGTTTGGTGTGTGCGTTGGCTCTGTTTGTGGCCCTGCTGCAGCTGGCCAACTGTCTGCGGCTGGCAGCCTTTAACATCAAGTCATTTGGGGACAAGAAAGCCTCCAACGCAACGCTGATGGACATCATCACCACG ATTGTCCATCGCTATGACGTTGTTCTGATCCAGGAGGTCAGAGACAGCGATCTGTCAGCAACCAAAAAACTCATGGAGCGTGTCAACAG aGGTTCTCCTCAGTTCAGGTATGGTCACATCGTCAGTGAGCCTCTGGGTCGCAGCACCTATAAGGAGAGATACCTCTTCCTCTACAG AGAGGAGATGGTGTCAGTGGCTAAAAACTACACGTATGATGACGGCTGTGAGCCCTGTGGAACAGACACGTTCAACAGAGAGCCCTTTGTTGTCATGTTCTCCTCCAAACACACTG CGGTGAGGAACTTCGTCCTGATCCCCCAGCACACCTCTCCCGACTCGGCCGTGGAGGAGGTGGACGCTCTCTACGACGTGGTGGCTGACGTCCGCAAACGCTGGAAGACcaat gacATCTTGTTGCTGGGTGACTTCAACGCAGGCTGTAACTATGTGATGGGCTCTGACTGGCAGAAGATCCGCCTCTTCACAGACAAGACTTTCCACTGGCTGATCCCTAACGAGGCTGACACCACAGTGTCACACACTAACTGCCCCTatgacag GATTGTGGCCACGGCTGACATGGTGAAGGGGGTGGTCCCCGGCAGTGCAGTGGTCTACGACTACATGATGGACCTGAATCTCAGCCATAATCTG GGACTGGCTGTGAGCGACCATTTCCCTGTGGAGGTGGAGCTGATTGGCCACGCTGCTGCTGCCTGA
- the eci1 gene encoding enoyl-CoA delta isomerase 1, mitochondrial codes for MALRAALRNSAKCGFSGLLSQLSSSGSHGRVYVSPFLLSQRRNDSTSSKINVDFDRSTGVAVMRMQSPPVNSMSLDFLTEFSISLEKLEMDKSCRGLIITSSLPKIFSAGLDIMEMYGKSPESCGVFWKAVQEMWLKLYGSNMVTIAAINGSSPAGGCLMSLACDYRIMAENPRYSIGLNETQLGIVAPFWFKDTMVSTVGHRTTEVALELGLLYSAPEALRVGLVDQLVPEDQVLQTATDTMAKWLAIPDHARQISKSMMRKPTIDKLMSNREADIQNFVTFITKDSIQKSLRMYLEMLKKRKS; via the exons ATGGCACTGAGAGCTGCCTTGAGAAACTCGGCCAAGTGCGGCTTCTCTG gtctCCTGTCTCAGTTGTCCTCCTCTGGTAGTCATGGCAGAGTGTACGtgtctcccttcctcctctctcagcgGAGGAACGACTCGACCTCATCTAAGATCAATGTGGATTTTGATCGCAGCACAG gcgTAGCGGTGATGCGTATGCAGAGTCCTCCAGTCAACAGCATGAGTTTAGATTTCCTGACAGAGTTCAGCATCAGCCTGGAGAAGCTGGAGATGGATAAGAGCTGCCGTGGCCTCATCATCACCTCG AGTCTGCCTAAGATATTCTCAGCAGGGCTGGACATCATGGAAATGTACGGGAAGAGTCCAGAGAGCTGTGGAGTGTTCTGGAAGGCTGTTCAGGAGATGTGGCTCAAACTGTACGGCTCCAACATGGTCACTATAGCAGCCATTAAC GGTTCTAGTCCTGCAGGAGGCTGTCTGATGTCTCTGGCTTGCGACTACAGAATCATGGCTGAAAACCCTCGCTACAGCATCGGCCTTAATGAGACACAACTTGGCATTGTAGCTCCTTTTTG GTTTAAGGACACCATGGTGAGCACAGTGGGCCACCGGACTACAGAAGTGGCTCTGGAGCTCGGCCTGCTCTACTCCGCTCCGGAGGCCCTGAGGGTCGGACTGGTGGACCAGCTGGTGCCTGAAGACCAAGTTCTCCAGACAGCCACAGACACCATGGCCAAGTGGCTGGCCATTCCAG ACCACGCCAGACAGATCAGCAAATCCATGATGAGGAAGCCGACCATCGACAAGCTGATGTCTAACAGAGAGGCCGACATCCAAAACTTTGTCACCTTCATCACCAAAGACTCCATCCAGAAGTCACTACGCATGTACCTGGAGATGCTTAAGAAGAGAAAGAGCTag